One Candidatus Niyogibacteria bacterium genomic region harbors:
- a CDS encoding transposase yields the protein MRDIDFVEGEIYHIFTRGVEKRTIFEDDFDRRRFATILFYLNDASGKPARQMQNSVPTLTDSDKEPMVEILSWCFMPNHFHLLVKELKEGGISAFLHRLQVSHALYFNTKYKRSGPLFSGKFKAVHIGGDKHFTHVSRYIHLNPLELFDPMWKERGYVEDKVGAEKFLKEYKWSSLPDYLEQGTKFASLIDKSMVMEYFDNSVEDYWKFISEWINRPKSELGSESEPSSDLDLEGN from the coding sequence ATGCGTGATATTGATTTTGTAGAGGGGGAAATATACCACATTTTTACCAGAGGCGTGGAAAAGCGCACTATATTTGAAGATGACTTTGATAGACGTAGATTTGCAACTATTTTATTCTATTTGAACGATGCCTCCGGCAAGCCAGCGCGTCAAATGCAGAACTCGGTTCCGACTCTGACGGATTCCGACAAGGAACCAATGGTTGAGATATTAAGCTGGTGTTTTATGCCAAATCATTTTCATCTCTTGGTGAAAGAACTGAAAGAAGGAGGCATAAGCGCTTTTCTGCACCGTCTTCAGGTAAGCCACGCTTTGTACTTTAATACTAAATATAAACGCTCGGGGCCGCTCTTTAGCGGCAAATTTAAGGCGGTGCATATAGGCGGAGACAAACATTTTACGCATGTAAGCCGATATATTCATCTGAATCCTTTAGAATTATTTGACCCGATGTGGAAAGAGAGGGGATATGTTGAGGATAAAGTGGGGGCGGAAAAGTTTTTAAAGGAGTACAAGTGGTCTAGTCTGCCTGATTACCTTGAACAAGGAACAAAATTTGCGTCACTTATTGATAAAAGTATGGTGATGGAGTATTTTGATAACAGCGTTGAGGATTATTGGAAATTTATAAGTGAATGGATAAACCGGCCCAAGTCCGAACTCGGTTCGGAATCCGAACCGAGTTCGGACTTGGACTTGGAGGGGAATTAA
- a CDS encoding tetratricopeptide repeat protein, with product MNLKFKPLLPLFLLVIVAVAGYFIWRDQKVPLPLPPPLFEPEPESEPSSAAAELGSESAVIDKNIPDLERPIKVVVGISKERRQQLILDIQEVSLMLKGNYNYLQGWLQLGILRKSAGDYEGAIEAWSFAGIIRPNIATSFLNSADLYAYYIHNNQKAEESFSKAIQAEPKNGFVYYQMAGFYREVMGDISRAREVLEQGISAGADPTGDIQLFLDSLQ from the coding sequence ATGAACTTAAAATTTAAACCGCTTTTGCCTTTATTTTTACTTGTTATTGTCGCAGTGGCCGGATATTTCATCTGGCGCGACCAGAAAGTTCCGTTACCCTTGCCTCCGCCGCTATTCGAACCAGAACCCGAGTCCGAACCGAGTTCTGCAGCTGCCGAACTCGGTTCGGAATCTGCCGTAATTGACAAGAATATCCCTGATTTAGAGAGGCCTATTAAGGTTGTGGTTGGTATTTCGAAGGAAAGACGCCAACAACTGATTTTAGACATACAGGAGGTTTCTTTAATGCTGAAGGGTAATTATAACTATCTGCAGGGTTGGCTTCAATTGGGTATTTTGAGAAAGTCCGCGGGCGACTATGAAGGAGCGATTGAAGCGTGGAGTTTTGCGGGCATTATTCGTCCCAACATAGCCACATCTTTTTTAAATTCGGCCGATCTCTACGCTTATTACATTCATAATAATCAGAAGGCGGAGGAAAGTTTCTCAAAAGCTATTCAAGCCGAGCCCAAGAACGGCTTTGTTTATTATCAAATGGCCGGATTTTATAGGGAAGTAATGGGGGATATAAGTAGGGCTAGGGAAGTTTTAGAACAAGGCATTTCCGCCGGCGCCGACCCCACCGGCGACATCCAATTGTTTCTAGATTCGCTCCAATAG
- a CDS encoding peptidoglycan-binding protein codes for MSKLIAKHKKVASAIVSVSTAILLAGSALVPVASAALTEAQIQSIISLLQSFGADQTTVNNVNLSLRGQATSGTVSAGACSFANDLTVGSKGDDVTCLQNYLTGTGHFTFSGGATGYFGSVTQSAVAAWQAANGVSPAVGYFGSISRAKYNAVAGTVVTTPTTPTTPTTPTTPVVVPAGSGLTVTAGTQPVASLFPVNSTRVPFTVVNFTASSDGDVTVDSLTIERTGLAQDAAFAGLILMDDQGTQVGLVKTLNSVHQATLTEDFVVKAGQTKTMVVGGNAQTSGGGYGGQIAYLSISAVAANAAVNGTFPITGAGHTVNETLTIGTVPGPARGSLDPGSSQTKEVGTTGYTFSSVKFTAGSAEDVYIKYIRWYQSGSASKDDLANVKVHANGSVYDPTVSADGKYYTTVFTENSGKGLLMPKGFFKEISIKGDISGGSNRNIDFDIQKRTDVAFVGALYGYGLTPPLDSAAAATDGADFNNADDPYYDAAQVTISTGSMTVSTNSVLAPAQNVAINLANQPLGAFTVDVRGEPISVAAMHFNVHLENEASGEDADDITSVSLYDENGAVIAGPVDGVATEGNASGAAGTATGEIQFSDTVTFPVGVHSYILKGKIGTDLENDDTFQASTTPSAWGTVTGQVTGNTITPSPSSPLTFSLMTVKSGALTVSVSSIPIAQTVIQGASQFVFANYILDVTASGEDIRITSLPVVYDMVSTGAVTDLTNCKMYDGSTVVNSANIKNPTTEGSSTSFTFDGSGLTLAKGTSKTLVLKCDVSGSAASGAIYAWGLNNGETFTGATGLTSGQTVDETFTDSDGQRMTIATGGSLSVALDAGSPGYKLVNAGSTGVILSQIRFSASDENIELKQVALQLTGGASNSPTSLVERKVTLWDGSTQVGEAVFPSSDYATSSALTGFVIPKDSSKVLIIKGDISALTNSGPITASGEFLKVDYDGNNEGTNGNYGVGVASGSNITPSANDTSSTGIRINKAYPTFVKLAVPNNSLTVGTQSGKTLYRFSVTATGGDVAFYKWTFTIGSSSVTATTSTYGLYAYTDSGLSTVDSSFTTDGLVNYGNCVNGRNAITETAQTPSANDSPLVIEVYPDKGTVTCNATTTYVVPSGITRYFDFRATVANVESATGVETISAQLDGDAAYPSAFTGSDLASETAGNMFTASTTAKESTHNDLVWSPRSTSTSASIYDLDWTNGYALPGLPGTNMTTEYFTSPN; via the coding sequence ATGAGTAAATTAATTGCAAAACACAAAAAAGTGGCTTCGGCCATTGTTTCTGTGTCAACTGCGATTTTATTGGCGGGTTCCGCTTTGGTTCCGGTCGCGAGCGCGGCTTTAACCGAGGCTCAGATCCAGTCAATTATTTCGCTGTTGCAGTCGTTTGGAGCTGACCAAACCACGGTCAATAACGTTAACTTGTCATTGCGCGGTCAAGCTACAAGCGGCACAGTTTCTGCCGGAGCTTGCAGTTTCGCCAACGACCTGACAGTGGGTTCTAAAGGCGATGATGTAACTTGCTTGCAGAACTATCTGACCGGTACCGGCCACTTCACATTTTCGGGTGGCGCAACCGGATACTTTGGTTCTGTAACACAGTCGGCGGTTGCCGCTTGGCAGGCAGCTAACGGAGTGTCTCCGGCTGTCGGATATTTTGGTTCAATTTCGCGAGCCAAATATAACGCGGTTGCCGGAACGGTTGTAACAACTCCGACTACGCCGACAACTCCAACAACCCCAACCACTCCGGTCGTTGTTCCGGCTGGAAGCGGATTGACGGTTACTGCCGGCACACAGCCGGTAGCAAGTTTGTTTCCGGTTAACTCCACGCGCGTTCCATTCACGGTTGTTAATTTCACCGCGTCTTCTGACGGAGATGTAACGGTGGATTCACTCACGATTGAAAGAACCGGTCTTGCACAGGACGCCGCGTTTGCTGGACTCATCTTGATGGATGATCAGGGAACGCAGGTTGGTCTTGTAAAAACATTGAATTCCGTTCATCAGGCAACTTTGACCGAGGACTTTGTTGTTAAAGCCGGTCAAACCAAAACGATGGTTGTCGGCGGAAACGCTCAAACATCGGGTGGCGGATACGGCGGACAGATTGCGTATCTTTCGATAAGCGCTGTTGCCGCGAACGCCGCTGTTAACGGCACATTCCCGATTACCGGCGCGGGCCACACGGTTAACGAAACATTAACCATTGGAACGGTTCCTGGTCCTGCTCGCGGTTCATTAGACCCGGGTTCATCCCAGACCAAAGAAGTTGGGACAACGGGTTATACTTTCTCGTCAGTTAAATTCACCGCCGGTTCTGCCGAAGATGTTTACATTAAATACATCAGGTGGTACCAGTCGGGCTCGGCTTCCAAGGATGACTTGGCAAATGTCAAGGTTCATGCCAATGGAAGCGTTTATGACCCGACAGTGAGCGCCGACGGAAAGTATTACACCACTGTATTTACTGAAAACAGCGGGAAGGGGCTTTTGATGCCTAAAGGATTCTTCAAAGAAATATCAATTAAAGGCGATATTTCAGGCGGTTCAAACCGAAATATTGACTTTGATATTCAGAAACGAACTGATGTCGCGTTTGTCGGCGCGCTCTATGGATACGGATTAACTCCTCCGCTTGATTCCGCGGCCGCCGCAACTGACGGCGCGGACTTTAACAACGCGGACGACCCGTACTATGACGCCGCCCAGGTTACGATTTCAACGGGAAGTATGACTGTTTCCACCAACTCTGTTTTGGCGCCTGCCCAGAACGTTGCCATTAACTTGGCAAACCAGCCGTTGGGCGCTTTCACGGTTGATGTGAGAGGCGAGCCAATTTCTGTTGCGGCAATGCACTTCAACGTTCACCTTGAAAACGAGGCGTCCGGAGAAGACGCGGACGACATCACCAGTGTTTCCTTGTATGACGAAAATGGAGCGGTTATTGCCGGACCAGTTGATGGAGTTGCCACGGAAGGCAATGCTTCAGGTGCCGCGGGTACCGCAACAGGTGAAATTCAATTCTCTGACACCGTTACTTTCCCAGTCGGAGTCCACTCATACATTTTGAAAGGCAAGATTGGAACTGACCTGGAAAACGATGATACATTTCAGGCATCCACCACTCCTTCGGCTTGGGGCACTGTTACCGGACAGGTTACCGGCAACACCATTACTCCGAGTCCGTCCTCGCCTTTGACTTTCAGCTTGATGACAGTCAAATCCGGAGCGTTGACGGTTTCGGTTTCAAGCATTCCAATCGCGCAAACCGTAATTCAGGGAGCTTCGCAATTTGTCTTTGCCAACTACATTCTTGATGTAACTGCTTCTGGTGAAGACATTCGTATCACCAGTTTGCCGGTTGTCTATGATATGGTTTCGACCGGCGCGGTAACCGACCTTACCAATTGTAAGATGTACGACGGCTCTACGGTTGTTAACTCGGCAAACATTAAGAATCCGACTACGGAGGGTTCTTCAACCAGCTTCACTTTTGACGGTTCAGGACTTACTCTTGCCAAAGGAACTTCAAAAACGCTCGTCTTAAAATGTGATGTTTCCGGTTCTGCCGCAAGCGGCGCCATTTATGCTTGGGGTCTTAATAATGGCGAAACCTTTACCGGCGCCACAGGACTTACCAGCGGACAAACCGTGGATGAGACCTTCACTGATTCTGATGGACAAAGAATGACTATTGCTACCGGAGGTTCCCTTTCTGTCGCATTGGATGCCGGAAGCCCGGGATATAAGCTTGTAAATGCCGGCTCAACCGGAGTGATTCTTTCACAGATTCGCTTTAGCGCCTCAGACGAAAACATTGAGCTCAAACAAGTAGCGCTTCAGCTTACCGGCGGAGCCTCAAACTCTCCGACCAGCCTTGTTGAACGAAAGGTGACTTTGTGGGATGGCTCAACGCAAGTGGGTGAAGCGGTATTTCCTTCATCTGACTACGCGACATCCAGCGCGCTTACCGGTTTTGTTATTCCTAAAGACAGCTCTAAAGTGCTGATCATAAAAGGAGACATTTCCGCGCTAACAAATAGCGGGCCAATCACTGCTTCAGGTGAATTCTTGAAAGTTGATTATGACGGCAACAATGAGGGAACCAACGGAAACTACGGAGTTGGTGTGGCGTCCGGAAGCAACATTACGCCTTCCGCCAACGACACTTCTTCTACCGGCATCCGTATTAACAAGGCCTACCCGACATTTGTTAAACTTGCCGTTCCGAACAACTCTTTGACAGTCGGAACCCAGTCAGGCAAAACTCTGTATCGTTTCAGCGTTACCGCAACCGGCGGAGATGTTGCGTTCTACAAGTGGACCTTCACAATCGGTTCATCCTCTGTTACGGCAACAACTTCAACATACGGCCTGTATGCCTACACCGACAGCGGTCTATCAACCGTTGATTCCTCTTTCACAACCGATGGTTTAGTGAACTACGGAAACTGTGTCAATGGACGAAATGCGATTACTGAAACGGCTCAGACACCGAGCGCCAATGACAGCCCATTAGTTATTGAAGTTTACCCTGACAAAGGCACGGTTACTTGCAATGCCACAACCACTTATGTTGTTCCTTCAGGCATTACCAGATACTTTGATTTCAGAGCGACCGTGGCTAATGTTGAATCGGCTACAGGCGTTGAAACAATTAGCGCCCAGCTTGACGGCGATGCCGCGTACCCGTCTGCGTTTACCGGTTCTGATTTAGCGTCAGAAACTGCTGGTAATATGTTCACCGCCTCTACGACAGCTAAGGAAAGTACGCATAATGACTTGGTCTGGTCGCCTCGCTCAACATCAACGTCCGCGAGCATCTATGATCTTGACTGGACGAACGGTTATGCCCTTCCTGGCCTGCCGGGAACGAATATGACCACCGAGTACTTCACAAGCCCCAACTAA
- a CDS encoding prohibitin family protein, whose protein sequence is MGWIVVIVLLGLVFVAFAFAQKFFPEDLRILPRLVRYVVFALAGIITFVSSFYQIPAGEVGVISEFGAITGQISEGPKFVAPWKSVLKANVRVRSHQLKKLDSFSRETQDVFVDATLNIRVSPQTIQQLYRTVGPDYFDVLVRPRVAQNFKDETVKYNSVDIAPNREKIRKTVRERLERELSPYSIEVVDLLLDNIDFRKAFKESIEAKQIATQKALEEEQKVKASRFVALQVIEKAKGEGQATLERATKQAEANAKLAASLTPALIQWQMIQRLSDKVSLIMIPPGQSFILDPKVLTPKK, encoded by the coding sequence ATGGGTTGGATAGTGGTGATTGTTCTTTTGGGACTGGTTTTTGTTGCTTTTGCTTTCGCACAAAAATTTTTCCCAGAAGACTTGCGTATCCTTCCAAGGCTTGTGCGTTATGTCGTTTTTGCTCTGGCGGGCATCATTACCTTTGTCTCATCTTTTTATCAGATACCGGCCGGGGAGGTTGGCGTGATTTCGGAGTTTGGCGCTATCACGGGACAGATTTCAGAGGGTCCGAAGTTTGTGGCACCATGGAAAAGCGTGTTGAAGGCTAATGTTCGCGTCAGAAGCCACCAACTTAAGAAGCTGGATTCCTTTAGCCGGGAAACGCAGGATGTTTTCGTTGATGCCACATTGAATATTCGTGTGTCGCCTCAGACCATTCAGCAGTTGTATAGGACCGTTGGTCCGGATTATTTCGATGTTCTTGTAAGGCCTCGTGTTGCACAAAATTTTAAGGACGAAACGGTAAAATACAATAGCGTGGACATCGCCCCAAACCGCGAAAAAATCAGGAAGACAGTCCGCGAACGCCTTGAAAGAGAACTCTCGCCCTATTCTATCGAAGTGGTTGACTTGCTGCTGGATAACATTGATTTCCGTAAAGCATTCAAGGAGTCCATTGAGGCCAAACAGATTGCCACGCAAAAAGCTCTTGAGGAAGAACAAAAGGTCAAAGCCAGCAGATTCGTAGCTCTACAGGTTATTGAAAAAGCCAAGGGCGAAGGGCAGGCGACTCTAGAGCGCGCAACCAAGCAGGCCGAAGCCAATGCCAAGCTGGCTGCCTCTTTGACTCCGGCGCTGATACAGTGGCAGATGATCCAGCGCTTGAGCGATAAGGTCAGTTTAATCATGATTCCGCCGGGCCAGAGTTTTATTCTTGACCCGAAGGTTTTAACCCCCAAAAAGTAG
- the msrB gene encoding peptide-methionine (R)-S-oxide reductase MsrB, with protein MDENEIKNKLTPEQYNVMREKGTEAPFSGKLLHEKREGTFKCAACGNPLFSSDAKFDSGTGLPRIGGGWPSFDQALPGAVEFKKDDSGGMERVEVVCARCKSHLGHVFDDGPKETTGKRHCINSICLRFAPTPTFQSAKRKRSIEK; from the coding sequence ATGGATGAGAATGAAATAAAAAACAAACTAACCCCAGAACAATATAATGTAATGCGCGAAAAGGGGACGGAGGCGCCGTTTTCCGGAAAACTTTTACATGAAAAAAGAGAGGGGACTTTCAAGTGCGCGGCGTGCGGAAATCCGCTTTTTTCGTCCGATGCCAAGTTTGATTCCGGAACCGGCTTGCCCCGCATTGGCGGTGGCTGGCCGAGTTTTGACCAAGCGCTTCCCGGCGCGGTGGAGTTTAAAAAAGACGATTCCGGAGGGATGGAGCGAGTCGAAGTCGTCTGCGCCAGATGCAAGTCGCATTTAGGCCATGTTTTTGATGACGGGCCGAAAGAAACCACCGGCAAACGCCATTGCATAAATTCAATTTGTCTAAGATTTGCCCCCACGCCTACTTTTCAAAGCGCGAAGCGCAAACGAAGTATTGAAAAGTAG
- the msrA gene encoding peptide-methionine (S)-S-oxide reductase MsrA, with protein sequence MTEGKKETIVFGGGCFWCTEAIFKMLKGVISVQPGYAGGFRPNPTYEEVCSGKTGYAEVIKIEYDSAQISFEKLLIVFFSAHNPTTLNRQGADVGTQYRSAIFYTINAQKTEAEEFIKKINESSAEGAPVVTEIKPLDKFYPAEDYHKDYYAKNKSASYCQTVINPKLEKVKEKFTELLKTKTRN encoded by the coding sequence ATGACGGAAGGCAAAAAAGAGACAATTGTTTTCGGCGGGGGGTGCTTTTGGTGCACCGAAGCGATTTTCAAAATGTTAAAAGGCGTTATATCGGTCCAGCCCGGATATGCCGGCGGTTTTAGGCCCAATCCGACTTATGAGGAGGTATGTTCGGGTAAAACGGGCTACGCAGAAGTAATAAAAATAGAATATGACTCGGCGCAAATATCATTTGAAAAACTTTTAATCGTTTTTTTCTCGGCTCACAACCCAACGACGCTAAACCGGCAGGGGGCGGATGTCGGCACGCAGTATCGTTCGGCGATTTTTTATACGATCAATGCTCAAAAAACAGAAGCCGAAGAATTCATTAAAAAAATTAACGAGTCATCCGCGGAGGGCGCGCCGGTTGTAACCGAAATAAAACCTTTAGATAAATTTTATCCGGCCGAAGATTACCACAAAGATTACTACGCTAAAAACAAATCAGCGTCATATTGCCAGACAGTGATAAATCCGAAATTAGAAAAAGTAAAAGAAAAATTCACCGAATTACTAAAAACTAAAACCAGAAATTAA
- a CDS encoding VTT domain-containing protein — translation MIKIATKIFVRGGALILIIIAVFYLAQIARENGMVRELVADYGYFGIFAVAVLSGFNLAVPVPAVAFLPLFIGAGLNFWITIILITVGVTLADSFTYIVGRLGREIIDDKRKAIVALERVGERHKWAPMILLFLFSSIVPLPNEILVMPLGFLNYKFKRIWPVILTGNFAFNALYSTGVINLFEIL, via the coding sequence ATGATAAAAATAGCAACAAAAATTTTTGTAAGAGGCGGAGCGCTAATTTTGATAATTATCGCGGTTTTTTATCTTGCCCAAATCGCGCGTGAAAACGGCATGGTCAGAGAACTTGTCGCCGATTACGGATATTTCGGGATTTTCGCGGTCGCGGTTTTAAGCGGATTTAATCTCGCTGTTCCCGTGCCGGCCGTGGCGTTTTTGCCCTTGTTTATTGGAGCCGGTCTTAATTTTTGGATAACAATAATTTTGATTACCGTCGGCGTAACCCTAGCCGATTCTTTTACTTATATTGTCGGGCGTCTGGGACGTGAAATAATTGACGACAAGAGAAAGGCGATTGTCGCGCTTGAGCGGGTGGGTGAGCGCCACAAATGGGCGCCGATGATTTTGCTTTTTTTGTTTTCTTCTATTGTTCCTCTGCCAAATGAAATTCTTGTGATGCCGCTTGGTTTTTTGAATTATAAATTCAAAAGAATCTGGCCCGTTATTTTGACTGGAAATTTCGCATTTAACGCGCTTTATTCAACCGGGGTTATAAATTTGTTTGAAATCCTGTAA
- a CDS encoding DUF378 domain-containing protein translates to MKILHKIAFLLLVVGGLNWAALALFNWEIGSLFGGQTAAVSKFIYVLVGLSALYEIFGHNKNCKSCSTYPTA, encoded by the coding sequence ATGAAAATTTTACATAAAATTGCTTTTTTGCTTTTGGTTGTGGGAGGCCTCAACTGGGCGGCATTGGCGCTTTTTAACTGGGAAATCGGCTCGCTTTTCGGCGGACAAACTGCCGCGGTTTCAAAGTTCATCTATGTGCTTGTCGGCCTTTCAGCGCTTTACGAAATATTCGGACACAATAAAAACTGCAAATCCTGTTCGACTTATCCGACAGCGTAA
- a CDS encoding ABC transporter permease → MNFWRNGWVSLAAILVMVLALFMIGSLIFSNVLLTSALSRIEEQVDIGVYFKKDSTEEEILNAKSALSQLAQVKSVSYVSEEEALDKFRTRHAANALITQSLDELGENPLQASLNIRAKDPDQYEVIARFLDSSAYSSLIDKINYFQNQVVIERLSGFLAAARATGFGATVVFSLIAMLVVFNTIRLAIYTSRDEISVKRLVGATRRHVRSPFMIEGVLYGVISAVITIAIFYPITLWLGPATERFFGGPNIFGYYLSNFFMIFLILLVIGVVLGVISSSIATRRYLKV, encoded by the coding sequence GTGAATTTTTGGCGAAACGGCTGGGTTTCGCTCGCGGCCATTTTGGTTATGGTGCTGGCTCTTTTTATGATAGGCTCGCTTATTTTTTCCAATGTTCTTCTGACCTCGGCCCTTTCGCGCATAGAGGAGCAGGTTGATATCGGCGTTTATTTCAAAAAGGATTCAACCGAAGAAGAAATTTTAAACGCCAAATCGGCGCTATCTCAATTGGCGCAGGTAAAATCCGTTTCCTACGTTTCGGAAGAAGAGGCGCTTGATAAATTCAGAACCCGCCATGCCGCTAACGCCTTGATAACCCAGTCGCTTGACGAGCTTGGCGAAAATCCATTGCAGGCGAGTTTGAATATCCGCGCGAAAGACCCCGACCAATATGAAGTTATCGCGCGATTTTTGGATTCAAGCGCTTATTCGTCGCTGATAGATAAAATAAATTATTTTCAGAATCAGGTGGTTATTGAGCGGCTTTCCGGATTTTTGGCCGCGGCTCGCGCTACCGGTTTCGGCGCCACAGTCGTGTTTTCTTTAATCGCGATGCTTGTTGTCTTCAATACCATACGTCTCGCGATTTATACATCGCGTGATGAAATTTCGGTTAAGCGTTTGGTCGGCGCGACCCGCCGCCACGTGCGTTCGCCTTTTATGATTGAGGGAGTTCTTTACGGCGTAATTTCGGCCGTAATTACCATAGCGATTTTTTATCCGATAACTTTATGGCTTGGTCCGGCTACGGAAAGATTTTTCGGGGGGCCGAATATTTTCGGATATTATCTTTCAAACTTTTTTATGATTTTTCTGATTCTTCTGGTAATTGGCGTGGTTCTCGGCGTAATTTCAAGCTCGATTGCAACCAGGCGGTATTTGAAAGTCTAA
- the ftsE gene encoding cell division ATP-binding protein FtsE, which produces MIYFDKVSKIYSPTSAALEDVSFTVEPKEFVSIVGHSGAGKTTLLKMLLAEDKPTSGKVFFESINVHEATRDELPQIRRRIGSIFQDFRLLPTKTAYENIAFAMEAADASDEDIASDVPQVLELVGLTHRSLHFPHELSGGEKQRVAIARAIVNRPDVVLADEPTGNLDPMNTREIIELLKKINNLGTTVILASHNYDIVNSLEKRVITLEKGRVVRDDKKGRYVI; this is translated from the coding sequence ATGATTTATTTCGATAAAGTTTCAAAAATTTATTCGCCGACATCCGCGGCCTTGGAGGATGTCAGTTTTACCGTTGAGCCGAAAGAGTTTGTTTCAATTGTCGGGCATTCGGGAGCTGGCAAAACTACTCTTTTAAAAATGCTTTTGGCCGAGGACAAACCGACTTCGGGAAAAGTTTTTTTTGAATCAATAAATGTGCATGAAGCAACCAGGGACGAATTACCGCAAATTCGCCGCCGGATCGGCTCCATTTTTCAGGATTTTCGGCTTTTGCCGACCAAAACCGCCTACGAAAATATTGCTTTTGCCATGGAAGCCGCGGATGCTTCCGATGAAGATATTGCTAGTGACGTGCCGCAGGTTTTGGAATTGGTGGGATTGACACACAGGTCTCTGCATTTTCCGCATGAACTTTCAGGAGGAGAAAAACAGCGCGTGGCAATCGCCCGCGCCATTGTCAATCGGCCGGATGTGGTTTTGGCCGATGAGCCCACCGGAAATCTTGACCCCATGAACACGCGCGAAATCATCGAACTTTTGAAAAAAATAAACAATTTGGGGACAACGGTTATTCTTGCCTCCCACAACTACGATATCGTAAATTCGCTTGAGAAGAGGGTTATAACTCTGGAAAAAGGACGGGTGGTTCGCGACGATAAAAAGGGCCGCTACGTCATTTGA
- a CDS encoding PCRF domain-containing protein: MSEFSKEIKRLEKQMLELDFWQNKEKAQKILKELNQLKEKSKSGNKYDKGDAVISIYSGAGGDDAEDWARILFEMYARFVGKKSWSFSVLHEHKNESGGYKNITFEVGGKSAYGSLKGESGVHRLVRVSPFSAKKLRHTSFALVEVMPKMVLPEDVEIKPEDIETGFARSSGPGGQNVNKRETAVRLTHKPTGISVHVDTERSQVQNRERATELLRSRLYQLKISQEKEKIEELRPVSGKGTAEWGHQIRSYVFHPYKMVKDHRTNVETSNVEAVLSGELDEFIDAELNL, translated from the coding sequence ATGAGCGAATTTTCCAAAGAAATTAAGCGGCTTGAAAAGCAAATGCTTGAGCTGGATTTTTGGCAAAACAAAGAAAAAGCGCAAAAAATCCTAAAAGAGCTTAATCAGCTTAAGGAAAAATCCAAATCTGGAAACAAATACGATAAGGGCGATGCCGTAATATCAATTTATTCCGGAGCCGGAGGCGATGACGCCGAAGATTGGGCGCGAATCCTTTTTGAAATGTATGCTCGCTTTGTCGGCAAAAAGAGCTGGAGCTTCTCCGTTCTTCATGAACATAAAAATGAATCGGGCGGGTATAAGAATATTACTTTTGAAGTTGGAGGCAAATCGGCTTACGGCAGTCTTAAGGGCGAGTCGGGCGTGCACAGACTTGTTCGCGTTTCGCCTTTTTCGGCCAAAAAACTGCGCCACACCTCTTTCGCTTTAGTTGAAGTGATGCCGAAAATGGTTTTGCCCGAAGACGTTGAAATAAAGCCCGAAGATATTGAAACCGGCTTTGCCCGTTCTTCGGGTCCTGGAGGACAAAATGTAAATAAGCGCGAAACCGCGGTGCGTCTGACTCATAAACCCACTGGCATCAGCGTTCATGTGGATACAGAGCGCTCGCAGGTCCAAAATCGCGAACGGGCAACGGAACTTTTGAGGTCGCGGCTTTATCAGTTGAAAATTTCCCAGGAAAAAGAGAAAATTGAAGAGTTGCGTCCTGTTTCCGGAAAGGGCACTGCCGAATGGGGACATCAGATCCGTTCGTACGTTTTTCATCCCTATAAAATGGTAAAAGACCATCGGACAAATGTTGAGACCTCCAATGTTGAAGCGGTGCTCTCGGGAGAATTAGACGAATTTATTGATGCCGAGTTAAATTTGTAG